AATAGTCTATACCTTACTAAAAAGGCATCCAATAAAGGATGCCTTTTTGCATGGATTCACCGTTAACAATCTCAATGATTCCTAGAATTGAAGAACGCATTGAAATCAATTTTATGCCCTTTTCATCTTATTATTGCAACCATAATTTATGTATGATAAGATTTTAGTAGTTGGTACTAATAACAGATATTATTTCGTAAAGGGGATTCTTATAAATGATGGATAATTTATTACAATTAAAAGATAAAAATATTGTCGTAATGGGCGTTGCAAACGATCGCAGTATTGCTTGGGGGATTGCTAAACGTTTATTTGATGTAGGGGCAAACGTGATTTTCACATATCGTCAGGAACGTTCTTTAAAAAAATTACAAAAACAACTTGAAAATTATGGACATGCAGATGCTCTTGTTGTGCAATGCGATGTGAACAGTGATGAAAGCACAAAATCAGCATTCGATGAAATCGGTTTAAAAGTTGGGGTTATCCACGGTATTGTGCACTCAGTAGCATTTGCCAATGCAGAAGATTTACACAATCGCTTTTTAGAAACAACTCGTGATGGCTATGCATTTGCCCAAGATACAAGCGCCTATTCCCTTATTTCTACAGCCAAAGCAGCACATCCATACATGACAGAAGGCGGCTCAATTGTAACAATGAGTTACCTAGGTGCAGAACGTGTACTTGACGGCTACAACGTAATGGGTGTTGCCAAAGCAGCATTAGAAGCATCTATGCGCTACCTTGCTGCCGATATTGGTCAAGACAATATCCGTGTCAATGCAATATCTGCAGGTGCTATTCGTACACTTGCTGCGAAAGGCGTTCCTTCATTTAATACAATTTTACACAAAATTGAAGAGACAGCACCGTTAAAACGTAATGTTCAACAAGATGAAGTAGCTGATATGACAATCGTGATGTTATCTCACTTATCACGTGGTGTAACAGGCGAAACAATCTATATTGACGCAGGCTATAATATAATGGGTTAACACCTAAAAAGTGTTAGATTGACGACAATCAATCTAACACTTTTTCTTTGCTTTTATTAATGCCTAGTTGTAACACTAACTTAGCACCTCACGCTAATGCCCAGTAAGGAACCGTTGTTTGGCAATAACGCTTTTTAAAACAAATGTTAGCCCACAAGCAATGACTAAAAAGACCGTGATCATGGCAACCACACCCATCCAGCCAAAATGCATCCAAAATATGCCTCCTACCGTTCCACCGACACTAGAGCCAAAATAGTAGAAAAATAAATATAAAGACGATGCTTGTGCTTTATCATGAGTAGCTCGTTTGCTCACCCATCCACTTGCGATTGAATGGGCTGCAAAAAAACCAAAGGTAAACACTGTAATTCCTACTATTTTTAAGAAAAGTAGACCTTGTAGAGTAATAATGGCACCAGCTAGCATAATTGCAATGGCTAACAATAACATTTTCTGACGCCCAAAACGATCAGCTAAACTGCCAAACCACGCAGAGCTAAATGTCCCAACTAAATAAATTACAAATATCCAACCGACAATTGTG
This genomic interval from Lysinibacillus sphaericus contains the following:
- a CDS encoding enoyl-ACP reductase FabI, with amino-acid sequence MMDNLLQLKDKNIVVMGVANDRSIAWGIAKRLFDVGANVIFTYRQERSLKKLQKQLENYGHADALVVQCDVNSDESTKSAFDEIGLKVGVIHGIVHSVAFANAEDLHNRFLETTRDGYAFAQDTSAYSLISTAKAAHPYMTEGGSIVTMSYLGAERVLDGYNVMGVAKAALEASMRYLAADIGQDNIRVNAISAGAIRTLAAKGVPSFNTILHKIEETAPLKRNVQQDEVADMTIVMLSHLSRGVTGETIYIDAGYNIMG